The following are encoded together in the Chlorocebus sabaeus isolate Y175 chromosome 20, mChlSab1.0.hap1, whole genome shotgun sequence genome:
- the CRP gene encoding C-reactive protein isoform X1 — MEKLLCFLVLTSLSYAFGQTDMSMKAFVFPKESDNSYVTLKARLTKPLKAFTVCLHFYTELSSTRGYSIFSYATKRQNNEILIFWSKDIGYSFTVGGSEILFEVPEVTVAPVHICTSWESASGIVELWVDGKPRVRKSLKRGYTVGEDASIILGQEQDSFGGSFETQQSLVGDIGNVNMWDFVLSPDEINTVYLGGPFSPNVLYWRALKYEVQGEVFIKPQLWS; from the exons ATGGAGAAGCTGTTGTGTTTCTTGGTCTTGACCAGCCTCTCTTATGCTTTTGGCCAGACAG ACATGTCGATGAAGGCTTTTGTGTTTCCCAAAGAGTCGGATAATTCCTATGTAACCCTCAAAGCACGGTTAACGAAGCCTCTCAAAGCCTTCACTGTGTGCCTCCACTTCTACACGGAACTGTCCTCAACCCGTGGGTACAGTATTTTCTCTTATGCCACCAAGAGACAAAATAATGAGATTCTCATATTTTGGTCTAAGGATATAGGATACAGTTTTACAGTGGGTGGGTCTGAAATATTATTCGAAGTTCCTGAAGTCACAGTAGCTCCAGTACACATTTGTACAAGCTGGGAGTCCGCCTCGGGGATCGTGGAGCTCTGGGTGGATGGAAAGCCCAGGGTAAGGAAGAGTCTGAAGAGGGGATACACTGTGGGGGAAGATGCAAGCATCATCTTGGGGCAGGAGCAGGATTCCTTCGGTGGGAGCTTTGAAACACAGCAGTCCCTGGTGGGAGACATTGGAAATGTGAACATGTGGGACTTTGTGCTGTCACCAGATGAGATTAACACTGTCTATCTTGGCGGGCCCTTCAGTCCTAATGTCCTGTACTGGCGGGCACTGAAGTATGAAGTGCAAGGTGAAGTGTTCATCAAACCCCAGCTGTGGTCCTGA
- the CRP gene encoding C-reactive protein isoform X2, whose protein sequence is MEKLLCFLVLTSLSYAFGQTDMSMKAFVFPKESDNSYVTLKARLTKPLKAFTVCLHFYTELSSTHEINTVYLGGPFSPNVLYWRALKYEVQGEVFIKPQLWS, encoded by the exons ATGGAGAAGCTGTTGTGTTTCTTGGTCTTGACCAGCCTCTCTTATGCTTTTGGCCAGACAG ACATGTCGATGAAGGCTTTTGTGTTTCCCAAAGAGTCGGATAATTCCTATGTAACCCTCAAAGCACGGTTAACGAAGCCTCTCAAAGCCTTCACTGTGTGCCTCCACTTCTACACGGAACTGTCCTCAACCC ATGAGATTAACACTGTCTATCTTGGCGGGCCCTTCAGTCCTAATGTCCTGTACTGGCGGGCACTGAAGTATGAAGTGCAAGGTGAAGTGTTCATCAAACCCCAGCTGTGGTCCTGA
- the CRP gene encoding C-reactive protein isoform X3 — protein sequence MEKLLCFLVLTSLSYAFGQTDMSMKAFVFPKESDNSYVTLKARLTKPLKAFTVCLHFYTELSSTRGPNVLYWRALKYEVQGEVFIKPQLWS from the exons ATGGAGAAGCTGTTGTGTTTCTTGGTCTTGACCAGCCTCTCTTATGCTTTTGGCCAGACAG ACATGTCGATGAAGGCTTTTGTGTTTCCCAAAGAGTCGGATAATTCCTATGTAACCCTCAAAGCACGGTTAACGAAGCCTCTCAAAGCCTTCACTGTGTGCCTCCACTTCTACACGGAACTGTCCTCAACCCGTGG TCCTAATGTCCTGTACTGGCGGGCACTGAAGTATGAAGTGCAAGGTGAAGTGTTCATCAAACCCCAGCTGTGGTCCTGA